One region of Sebastes fasciatus isolate fSebFas1 chromosome 1, fSebFas1.pri, whole genome shotgun sequence genomic DNA includes:
- the mlnl gene encoding motilin-like: MSMRGAVAGCLVLACLLALLAERTDGHITFFSPKEMMLMKEREGRKDMEPRSEDGQFEEVTVQLPQVEHVGNPDKTVEIAVRLSPQQLDHVAPLLEDIIHEIVEDHQQAK, translated from the exons ATGAGCATGCGCGGAGCAGTGGCTGGTTGCTTGGTGCTGGCGTGCCTGTTGGCGCTGCTGGCCGAGAGGACGGACGGACACATCACCTTCTTCAGTCCAAAGGAGATGATGCTGATGAAG GAGAGAGAAGGTAGAAAGGACATGGAGCCCCGATCGGAGGACGGTCAGTTTGAAGAGGTTACAGTCCAACTTCCTCAGGTGGAACATGTTGGAAATCCT GATAAAACAGTGGAGATCGCTGTCCGTCTCTCACCTCAACAGTTAGACCACGTGGCTCCGCTGCTCGAAGATATCATCCATGAAATAGTGGAGGATCATCAGCAAG CCAAATAG